The following proteins are encoded in a genomic region of Hypanus sabinus isolate sHypSab1 chromosome 19, sHypSab1.hap1, whole genome shotgun sequence:
- the si:dkey-32e6.3 gene encoding uncharacterized protein si:dkey-32e6.3 isoform X2, which produces MELLPADQDTESEESVPNQRINKVPTALRCRRSKLIVHLDLNNTVQLFDTITRQGPKSALSYFLTTVTWGRINQEGKWEWISQVPSLNPPCDGAVSYYSQFGKLLDFTETEDGCLFRKIFSDHLQQMEWTGPHDDNLSATGEDGREYHRILPSFFELIDCLLSQNREFAIVFRTFGSDLCQALKTMQVTLLGQHPQYKHLQMKHIPLTLAPGKIRCNKKDVVLTLGSERISTKSSSKALYDYFSSLEGIVGFQDHFDCISSSGGLGMTSQAKVENHFGLILLNEEYSISS; this is translated from the exons ATGGAATTACTGCCAGCAGATCAAGACACAGAAAGTGAGGAATCTGTTCCAAACCAGAGGATTAACAAGGTTCCCACAGCTTTGAGATGCAGAAGATCAAAGCTGATTGTGCACTTAGATTTAAATAACACAGTGCAATTGTTTGACACTATTACCAGACAAGGACCCAAAAGTGCTCTCAGTTACTTTTTAACCACTGTTACCTGGGGGAGGATCAACCAGGAAG GAAAGTGGGAATGGATAAGCCAAGTACCTTCTTTGAATCCACCTTGTGATGGGGCTGTGAGCTATTATTCACAGTTTGGGAAACTGCTGGATTTCACAGAGACTGAAGATGGCTGCCTCTTTAGAAAGATTTTCTCTGATCACCTACAGCAAATGGAATGGACAGGTCCCCACGATGATAACCTGTCTGCGACTGGTGAAGATGGAAGAGAGTACCATAGGATCCTTCCATCTTTCTTTGAGCTAATTGATTGTCTGTTATCACAAAATAGAGAGTTTGCAATTGTATTTCGAACCTTTGGCTCAGATTTGTGTCAAGCTTTGAAAACAATGCAGGTCACCCTGTTAGGTCAACATCCTCAGTATAAACATCTCCAGATGAAACAT ATTCCGTTAACACTAGCACCAGGCAAAATCCGTTGCAATAAAAAGGATGTTGTGTTGACCTTAGGATCTGAACGAATTTCCACAAAATCAAGTTCCAAAGCTCTATATGACTATTTCTCTTCCTTGGAGGGAATTGTAGGTTTTCAGGATCATTTTGACTG TATCTCTTCTTCAGGTGGGCTAGGAATGACTTCTCAAGCCAAGGTGGAAAACCATTTTGGATTGATCCTTCTGAACGAGGAATACAGCATATCTTCATAG